The following are encoded together in the Vigna angularis cultivar LongXiaoDou No.4 chromosome 9, ASM1680809v1, whole genome shotgun sequence genome:
- the LOC108320481 gene encoding peptide deformylase 1A, chloroplastic/mitochondrial, which produces MLSNKSKISTSPKHSLWVLKICTTIRIKRAKKGMEVLHLHRVLPIPVPQNSIFWRSTATQLTKIPIARPPLLRKSAPTSQTCTARAGWFLGLGADTMKTNLPDTVKAGDPVLHEPAREVDPNEIKSEKVQNIIDDMIRVMRKAPGVGLAAPQIGIPFRIIVLEDTKAYISYVPKEEAKVQDRRPFDLLVILNPKLEKKSKKTALFFEGCLSVDGFRALVERSLEVEVTGLDRYGAPIKISASGWQARILQHECDHLDGTLYVDKMVPRTFRTVDNLDLPLAQGCPKLGPR; this is translated from the exons ATGTTATCTAATAAGTCCAAAATTAGCACAAGCCCTAAACACTCGCTCTGGGTGCTGAAGATTTGCACAACAATCCGCATAAAGCGAGCAAAAAAGGGCATGGAGGTCTTGCACTTGCACCGCGTGCTCCCCATACCTGTTCCTCAAAACTCCATCTTTTGGCGTTCAACTGCTACCCAATTAACCAAAATTCCCATTGCAAGGCCGCCATTGCTTCGGAAATCAGCACCCACATCGCAAACTTGCACTGCCAGAGCAGGGTGGTTTTTGGGTCTTGGAGCAGATACCATGAAGACAAATTTACCTGACACTGTCAAAGCCGGTGACCCTGTTCTGCACGAGCCTGCTCGGGAAGTTGATCCCAATGAGATAAAGTCGGAGAAAGTGCAGAATATCATTGATGACATGATTCGGGTCATGAGGAAGGCTCCTGGAGTTGGTCTAGCTGCTCCCCAGATTGGAATTCCTTTCAGG ATAATTGTTTTGGAAGATACCAAAGCGTATATTAGTTATGTCCCGAAGGAAGAGGCTAAAGTCCAAGATAGAAGACCTTTTGATCTTTTG GTCATCCTGAATCCCAAGCTAGAGAAGAAGAGCAAGAAGACTGCTCTATTTTTTGAAGGGTGTTTGAG TGTTGATGGGTTTAGAGCACTGGTGGAGCGATCCCTTGAGGTTGAGGTTACAGGTTTGGATCGCTATGGTGCACCAATCAAAATAAGCGCTTCTGGCTGGCAGGCCCGGATTTTACAACATGAGTGTGATCACTTGGATGGAACTCTGTATGTTGATAAGATGGTACCTAGAACTTTCAGAACTGTGGACAACCTTGACCTGCCTCTTGCTCAGGGGTGTCCCAAACTTGGCCCTCGCTAA